Proteins encoded within one genomic window of Candidatus Eisenbacteria bacterium:
- a CDS encoding sodium-translocating pyrophosphatase, which produces MLGDWTSGRTILTTLLVTALCALAAFGPGPGPASALAQEGVHPEAGSAHHGGEANLMLPDLSTVTFAGGMNGHTLLLFGLLVCVLGMFFGIAAYAKIRSLPVHESMREISELIYETCKTYLFQQGKFLILLWAFIGAIVLVYFGWLAVTGVDEAGNIVRGFPPFKVAVILFFSLVGMAGSYSVAWFGIRINTLANSRTAFAALTGKPYNCYAIPLRAGMSIGMALISVELLIMLIILLFIPGDLAGPCFIGFAIGESLGAAALRIAGGIFTKIADIGSDLMKIVFKIKEDDARNPGVIADCTGDNAGDSVGPSADGFETYGVTGVALISFILLAVADPTVQVQLLVWIFVMRVMMVIASGLSYQVNEMVSKNQYQNADKMDFEHPLTRLVWLTSFVSIALTYAVSYVLIPTLGDGSLWWKLSTVITCGTLAGAVIPELVKIFTSMNSKHVAEVVTSSREGGASLNILSGLVAGNFSAYWLGLGILVLMALAYGVSLAGLGSIMIAPAVFAFGLVAFGFLGMGPVTIAVDSYGPVTDNAQSVYELSTIETIPGIRQQVKSQFGFDVDFEKAKHNLEENDGAGNTFKATAKPVLIGTAVVGATTMIFSIIVALTEGLKPEFVANLSLLHAPFLLGLIAGGAVIYWFTGASTQAVTAGAYRAVEFIKRNIKLEGTTKASVADSKKVVEICTQYAQKGMFNIFLAVFFGTLAFAFIEPYFFIGYLVSIALFGLYQAIFMANAGGAWDNAKKVVEVVLKEKGTPLHDATVVGDTVGDPFKDTSSVAMNPVIKFTTLFGLLAVELAVSLTRQQGIGMTSFLSAIFFAVSVVFVWRSFYAMRITEAK; this is translated from the coding sequence GTGACGGCGCTCTGCGCGCTCGCGGCCTTCGGACCCGGACCGGGCCCCGCATCCGCGCTGGCACAGGAGGGCGTCCATCCGGAGGCGGGCAGCGCCCACCACGGCGGGGAAGCCAACCTCATGCTGCCCGACCTCAGCACGGTGACCTTCGCGGGAGGCATGAACGGCCACACCCTCCTCCTCTTCGGGCTCCTGGTCTGCGTGCTGGGCATGTTCTTCGGCATCGCCGCCTACGCGAAGATCCGAAGCCTGCCGGTTCACGAGTCGATGCGGGAGATCTCGGAGCTCATCTACGAGACCTGCAAGACCTACCTCTTCCAGCAGGGCAAGTTCCTGATCCTCCTCTGGGCATTCATCGGCGCGATCGTGCTGGTCTATTTCGGATGGCTCGCGGTCACCGGCGTGGACGAGGCCGGCAACATCGTGCGGGGCTTCCCGCCGTTCAAGGTGGCGGTCATCCTCTTCTTCAGCCTCGTGGGCATGGCGGGGAGCTACAGCGTCGCCTGGTTCGGCATCCGCATCAACACGCTGGCCAACTCCCGGACCGCGTTCGCGGCGCTCACCGGGAAGCCCTACAACTGCTACGCGATTCCGCTCCGGGCCGGCATGAGCATCGGCATGGCGCTCATCTCGGTCGAGCTCCTCATCATGCTCATCATCCTCCTGTTCATCCCCGGAGACCTCGCGGGTCCGTGCTTCATCGGATTCGCGATCGGCGAGTCGCTGGGAGCGGCCGCGCTGCGAATCGCGGGCGGGATCTTCACGAAGATCGCGGACATCGGGTCCGACCTCATGAAGATCGTCTTCAAGATCAAGGAGGACGACGCGCGGAACCCGGGAGTGATCGCCGACTGCACCGGCGACAACGCCGGCGATTCGGTGGGTCCGTCGGCCGACGGGTTCGAGACCTACGGGGTCACGGGTGTGGCGCTCATCTCGTTCATCCTGCTGGCCGTGGCGGACCCGACGGTCCAGGTGCAGCTCCTCGTCTGGATCTTCGTCATGCGCGTCATGATGGTGATCGCGAGCGGTCTCTCGTACCAGGTGAACGAGATGGTCAGCAAGAACCAGTACCAGAACGCCGACAAGATGGACTTCGAGCATCCCCTGACGCGGCTCGTCTGGCTCACCTCGTTCGTGTCGATCGCGCTCACCTACGCGGTCTCGTACGTCCTGATCCCGACCCTCGGGGACGGCTCGCTCTGGTGGAAGCTCTCCACCGTCATCACCTGCGGCACGCTGGCCGGCGCCGTGATCCCCGAGCTCGTGAAGATCTTCACCTCGATGAACTCCAAGCACGTGGCCGAGGTCGTGACGTCCTCCAGGGAAGGCGGTGCGTCGCTGAACATCCTGTCGGGCCTCGTCGCGGGCAACTTCAGCGCGTACTGGCTCGGGCTCGGGATCCTCGTCCTCATGGCCCTCGCCTACGGGGTGAGCCTGGCGGGGCTGGGGAGCATCATGATCGCGCCCGCCGTGTTCGCGTTCGGACTGGTGGCGTTCGGATTCCTGGGCATGGGGCCCGTGACGATCGCCGTCGATTCCTACGGCCCGGTCACGGACAACGCCCAGTCGGTCTACGAGCTCTCGACGATCGAAACGATCCCGGGCATCCGGCAGCAGGTCAAATCCCAGTTCGGGTTCGACGTGGACTTCGAGAAGGCCAAGCACAACCTCGAGGAGAACGACGGCGCGGGGAACACCTTCAAGGCCACGGCCAAGCCCGTGCTCATCGGCACCGCCGTCGTCGGGGCGACCACGATGATCTTCTCGATCATCGTGGCGCTGACCGAAGGACTGAAGCCCGAGTTCGTCGCCAACCTCTCGCTCCTCCATGCGCCGTTCCTGCTGGGCCTGATCGCCGGCGGCGCCGTGATCTACTGGTTCACCGGGGCGTCCACGCAGGCGGTCACGGCCGGCGCCTATCGCGCGGTCGAGTTCATCAAGCGGAACATCAAGCTCGAGGGAACGACCAAGGCGTCCGTCGCCGACTCCAAGAAGGTCGTGGAGATCTGCACGCAGTACGCCCAGAAGGGGATGTTCAACATCTTCCTCGCGGTGTTCTTCGGCACCCTGGCCTTCGCCTTCATCGAGCCGTACTTCTTCATCGGCTACCTGGTCTCGATCGCCTTGTTCGGCCTCTACCAGGCGATCTTCATGGCGAACGCGGGCGGCGCCTGGGACAACGCCAAGAAGGTCGTGGAGGTGGTGCTCAAGGAGAAGGGGACGCCGCTCCACGACGCGACCGTGGTCGGGGACACCGTCGGGGATCCGTTCAAGGACACCTCGTCCGTCGCCATGAACCCGGTCATCAAGTTCACCACCCTGTTCGGACTCCTGGCCGTGGAGCTGGCGGTCTCGCTGACCCGCCAGCAGGGCATCGGCATGACGAGCTTCCTCTCCGCCATCTTCTTCGCCGTGTCCGTCGTGTTCGTGTGGCGGTCGTTCTACGCGATGCGGATCACCGAGGCCAAATAG